The sequence AAatgtttctgcttttaaaaaaatctttttctgataaCAGAAAACATTCATCCGATTTCTATTTTTAATCTATTATTACTTTAACCTTCCTGCTGAACCAATTTACTTATTTCAGCCTATTTTTCCTAGGTTTCTCTGTTGTCATCCGCCTATGTCTCGTGACATAGATAAGGTTTGGCTTCTCCACTGCAAATCAGGATGTAACCAacacttctccctcttctttctgTGGAATGTGGCACTTTTCAAGAATATTAGCTGGACGTATTCCCTAAATGAATTATCTGGTGTCTGACGAATGCCTTCTTCTgaatgaagcttttcccacactcagGGCATTCATAAGGCTTCTCCTCCGTGTGGGTCCTTTGGTGTTTGATCAGCGTATCTCGCCGAGAAAAGTTCTTCCCGCACTCAGGGCATTCGtgaggcttctctcccgtgtgaatCTTCTGGTGGTCAATCAACCTGCAAGGATGATGGAAACTTTTCCCACACTCGGGGCATTCAtaaggcttctcccctgtgtgggttctctgatgcTTGATCAGCGTATCCCGCCGGGAGAAGTTTTTCCCACACTCGGGACATTCgtgtggtttctcccctgtgtgcgtCTTCTGGTGTTCAATTAAGTTGCACGGGTGGTTGAAGTTTCTCCCGCAATCGGGACACTCgtacggcttctcccctgtgtgggtcctCCGGTGATTGAGTAACGTATCTCTCCGTGAAAAGCTTTTCCCGCAGTCCGGGCATTCGTgaggtttctctcccgtgtggatctTCTGGTGCCTCTTCAAATGGAGTTGCCAACGGAAGCCTTTCCCGCACTGGGAGCATTGATACGGCCTCTCTCCGGTGTGGATTCGCAGGTGACTTACCAAATTGGTCCTctggctgaagcttttcccacagtggGAGCACTTGTGCGGTTTCTCCTCGGTGTGGATCCGTCGATGCCGCATCAGAGTCGCTCTGTAACTGAACCCCTTCCTGCACTCGGGACACTCGTATGGTTTCTCTTCCATGAGGCCGCTCTGATGGCGCCCCCAGATCTCTCGCTGGGGAAAGGGCTTCTCGGCCTCAGACCATTCGCACAGTTCCTCTCCCATGTGCCTCTTCTGGTGTTCAGCCTGGGCGGATCCTCGCTGCAAGCTCTCCCCACGCCCGGGGCATTCGTAAGGACCTTCTTCCGCATTTAGCGTACCCAGACCCAAACCGTGCTGATTGTTCCTCCCATGATATGATGAGAAGGGCTTTTCCACTCCAAACTGTGTTGTGTTTTCGCTAACGGGAACTTCTGGGAGATTGCTGTATTCCTTTGTTTCCTGGTGTCCTTTGGACTCATGCTTTTGCTCTGCAATCTCAGCTAAAAAAGGAACGTTCCCCTGGGACATTTCCTCTGGCACAGCTTCCCCTGGGTGGGAACTCTCCATCTTGATCTCTTTCCTTTTACCTGCAAGTGGTGGTGAAACAAAaagcataaaaaaataataatattgaaactAGATGCCCAAGGGAAACTGATAAGCAAGATGTGAGcagaagagccctctccccttctagAGTCTccagcaaccggtattcagaAATGGTATTCTGTTTAAGCCCTCCAGgtttaatattaattaataataatggtcAAGATAGTACCAAGCAATCATATCTTGGGAAGGAGCCCCATAACCCGGGTGCCACCATGTAAAAGGCTCTGTCTCCAGTGGCAAAGCACGTgcattgcaggcagaaggtctcaTCCCATAGGACCACTGGTCCATTGAGGTCAGCATttcctccactgactggcagtggctctgcagggtcTTCAGGCAAGGGCATTgctagccatacctggagatgtactggccagggatgatgggagctgtagtcttaaatggacagagggcaccaggtgggcAAGGCTGGAAGGGGCTGTTTCAGTCTCAAGTTCTTTGCCAGCAGGCTAAAAATGGATTAAGTTAAAATTAGCAAGCAGACTTTTAGGAGTTTTCTTCATGGAATCAAGTTGAGGAGACTAAACCAGAACTCCTGTGGATTTAGAGCAgcagatatatttttttccaattcaaaaATATCAAGGAAGCATATGAATGAAAATGGTACCACAACGTACTaggtcacgggtgtcaaacacaaggtccgcgggccgaatccggcccgccagacctcgtcatgtggcccgtgtagccgccggcggccgccagccttcaccttttattctcgctttttttttttgacacaagaaagccgcctcttcagcgcatgcgcggcagcctacaagccagagaacgtctgccctctagcggtgccGGCCGTTCtatacaggaaacctccactttacatgcattcaggaaacctccacttgtttttatattgagcgcatgccatcctgtgatgtgacagatccaacggctgcctgaacaaccggccctttgagggtgaccaaaatgctgatgcggccccccgatgaatttgagtttgacacctctGTACTAGGTGCTTGTGTGTGTAAAAAGCTACTTTACAACTTCTGCCAACTATGATCAGAACCAAGCAAATATCCCAGATGTTGGATCCATAGTCCCTGCTACCCTTTAACAAAAAATTAAGGGAGACCTGTTTTATTATCTGAATTACACCTTAGCACTCGCCCCTTTAACAAAACAGGACTTCAAATCCTTCATGGCTTCTTCATTGCTGAGTGACATGTGACTGATCACTAGAGCTCCCCTTATCCAGACTCCATAGGGACAGTCGCTGCTCTTTTAATTAGACATGGATTTAACATGCCTcatacttttcttctttttttgcagagaGAGGCAATACTAAGGATGACTGTCCTCCGAGCCCTAAACACCTCCTAGCCTAAGGACTCCCAATTAATCTCGCCTCTTCACAACCCCCTGATGACTTGGCCAAGTGAGGAAACATGGCTGTTTGTTCCAcagataatttggggggggggcgaactTCTGCATTATCAGGAAACTTAAGCGATCCACACTAAATAATTACAGTTATCAGGGGATCCTGATTATCCCTGTCTACACCTGACCCATATTCCTGAAGGGAGTCTCTCTAACTTTGGGTTATAAGTGTGgaaaaagagctctgctggagcagccaaaggccaacGGACTCCAACGTCCTCTTCTTCCGGGGGCCGACAaccccctccccacttgtgattctcagcaatgggcattcagaggcatctctcccgccccccgccccccctgcaCAGGTGAGAAACAGGGTcgtcctccatgaacttgtcctaAGGCCAGCCAAATTCGTGGCCAAAACTACCTTCTGCGGCAGCAGATCCCACTGTTTAAGGATGCAgcgtgtgaagaagtcctttctcatGTCAGTCCTGAATCTTTAAAGGTATTTtttagcctgggggggggggagcagtcagGGCAGGCATCGGCTGTGGCCCTTGCCATAGCACAGTGGCCCCCGGCAGCTGCCGAAGGTCAGGTGCCAGCAGCCCCCAGAGCTCTTCTCAAACTGCAAGCGTCACCCAGCAGATTTCACCAGCCTCCTTTACCTGGCTCTGGTTCCTGCAAGAAcatcttttctcctttttccaattgGAAGGAAAGGTCCAGTTTGGGAATCAGTAGCCCCTCTGGggatgggaggagagagagagaatggttaTTATTTGCAGAATCTGGATCCAAATAATATTCCTGGAATTTAGTCTATTCTGGACACATTCctttttgacattttcatccccttcttaaaaaaaagaaaaaagcaagagaTAAATATGAAAAGAACAACAGAAAATTAAACAGTTATATACTGCTGTGCTCTAACTCGTATTTATTTCTTAGTTGATTGACATGCAGAACAGGGCTTATGAAGTAGTGATATTTATTTTGGTTTGTGGTTTTCAATGGGTATAGACTTATGGACTAAGTTGTTGCATTTTTATCTCCTTATGtaagaattaaaaagaaaaataaacagatTGTTTTCATAAACAGTATCCCAGCAGAGTGCATTTAAATCAATCAGTGCACACAGATGTACGTACATTCACCCAAAGgacacatttttattctttatgGGACACAACCTAGCCAAAATTAAGCATCTTTTAAATCCCACTAATTTAAAATGGAAGGAACCTAAGCTGCACTCCCAAACTATGTTTATTGGGGGGTAAGACTCACTGAACACACAAGACTTGCCTCTGAGGAAACAGGAGATTCCACTGTGCTTGAATCGTATCCAGTGGGCCCTGGTAGAGTTGAGTATGAAAAGAAAGTGCTGCCATCTCCCCAGTGGGGCTGACCCCTTGGAAAcacgcttaggattgcagcctgaaatgTTTTTGGGGCTTGctgccacttacctgggagtaagcccctccccccggacttacttctgagtagacctaatTAGGACTGAAACCCTAGGCCAGCTGTGGGGAACCTTCAACcctcagttgttgctgaactacaaatcccatcatccttggccatcggccacgcttgctggggctgaggggagatgTGGCTCAGCCCCACCGGGAGGACCATAGATTACCTCCTCTGAAATGCTATTCCTTACCCAGAGAGCCCACAATGCCACAGTTCTCCTCTTTGACTTGCCAGAACATCGTCCTCTGGCCTGGCTGTGTCAGGGATGCCTCCTCCTTGCCAAAAGGCCCCTCCTTCTCCTTGGCGCTCGCTGGGCCCTGAAACAGCCAAACATCCCCCACTCAGGTTCTGCTGTCCAGGAAAACGCCATTTAAAGATGGACGCCCAAGATCCCACACACACTCCCACTCCCGATTTTGTAATGCCAAGCCTTGTAAAATAGCAGCCCCCAGTCCCATCCCTAAGCAGCTGCTGAGagacagtgtagtgtagtggttagagtgtgggaccAGGACccgggaggccagggttcaaatccccactcaggcatgaagctcattggtgaccttgggccagtcacgtgTTCTCTgcctagcccacctcacagggtggttgttctGGGGATTAtaagaggaaggggagaacctgGAGCTCCTTAGTgtaaagctgggatataaagcACTCCATTGTGGCCCAATTTTATGGAGCTCCCTTCCAGGCTGCGGTCAGATAGGCCCTTCTCCCTGTTGAACTTActgaacatattattattattattattattattattattattattattattacaggcttGTTTTATAATTTCCACTCTTTTTTATTGTATGGAATACTTTGTGCACTGCTTAGAGACAATGGCAATAAAGCTGTATAGAAATGGTTGAGACAAATTGAACGGAGCTGGGAAGTTGCTCAGTGATGCggcaaatgcactctgcacatgctcaggtatGCTCTGATCCTTATCTGGGTGTTACATTCGCCCTGCTCAAGGCCTCCCTCCaaccttgccttccctcaggatAACCTTCGCTCACCTCAGTCAGCCCAGCTTCAGCCATTTCCAGTCCCTCAGGAGGAAGCAAGGAACAGGGGTGAATTGGGAGCGTCGTTCCGTTGGCTGTGAGGGACAGAAGAGAGGAAGACGACTGGCTCAGGGACAGGGCACAAGCATTGCAGGAAGATCCCGCTCtccatccctggcacctccagttagAAAGCAGCCAGGTAGCAGATGATGGCAAAAGTCCTCTGCTGCAAGACCCCCTGAGAGATGCCCCCAGTCAAGCCTGGGAGTTGGCCAGTCAAGACTGGGAGTTGCAGACTtattttctggcttctggggtgcTCCAAGCAGGAGCAGATACACATCTTGGGTGGCATTCAGTGAAACGTATGCCAACTCGAGGTTTAGGACTAGCACAAGGAGACTttgtccccttcctccccttcctgcaCACCCAGATCTGCTGGGGAAGGTCagggggaaaccccagaacacatttggggagagggggagaacgtTCTGCCACACAAGGAAGGCTCCTTACAGTCTCAGGAAAACAGGATGTCCGTCCCATTCAAGTGCCAAGTTGACAGAAACAACGCACAGAGGGAGGTGTTCTGGGTGTCTGATCTCCAGTTAGGACATTCCCTCACCCTGGAGAAGCCACCAAAATCTTGAACCTGCTTACAGGTCCTCTGGAAGACCTCCTCCCAATGCCTGCTGGAGtagtaaacatttaaaaataaagcctTACCCGGCAGAATCATGTCCTCATCACATTTCAGTGCTGTGGTGTCCATGTAACTTTGTCTCTGGGATTTGTCTGGCGAAGCCTCATCTGTCTCAAGGGGCCTGGTGGCTGTCCCCTGAGACGGCATCTGAAACACAGGGAGGAAGTCAACGCTGCCCTAAGCCAAAGTCCCTCAGCCACATCCTAGTTTCCCTAGCGGAATGGCTTGTGCAGAAGACGGTGCAGAAAGTCGACATGCTTGTGGGGGCAAACAACTGCCAGCGCTGAGCACCCTGCTAGCGAGATTCCCACAGGCTGCCAGTCAGctcctgggccaagttcaaggtcccATATCCCCCAAGACCAGGTGACTTGAGAGAGGGGCTTATGCCTTATACACCACGAGATCCCTGCAGTCTGTGGGAGTGTCTCTCCTGCACATGCCCAAGATCTCAGAAGCCCTTTTGCACAGTGACTCTGAGCAGGGCCTTGAGAGTGGCTGCCCCTCTTCTCTGGAATATCAGTCCTGTCAAGATGTGAAAGGCGCCCACTCTCCGTACTTTCTGGAGACATTTTTGCTCCAACAGGCTGGAGAAATAGCTTTTTACTGCAAGGGTCTACTTGGGatggtttttaatgtgtttgcTGTTCTTGTGATTTAAAACTGTTTTCAATTGCGTGTCAATTGCCTTGAAATGGTGGTTTAGTGAGGCAATTAACAAACCGATGGCAATAATAATGATGGTTCCCTTGGCAGATTCCTGCAGCCCACATACTTCCAGTGGCTCC comes from Podarcis raffonei isolate rPodRaf1 chromosome 2, rPodRaf1.pri, whole genome shotgun sequence and encodes:
- the LOC128409214 gene encoding zinc finger protein 436-like, which gives rise to MEQPNPASPELEGRPEAGEDLPKGVKGNLEWSGKEAQKGLHRPEEFLRAWGNPVALEDTQRENVRAFLSSFEQIAEACQWPRAEWVGRLQPALSSSAEQALGRLEAADREDYGKVKAAVLREDAVRMEAQRRDFRQFCYQKAGDPQRVYRQLRELCHRWLKPKRRTKEQIVDLLILEQFLAILPHELQSWVREEGPGSCAQAVALAEDFLKAETWKWQMPSQGTATRPLETDEASPDKSQRQSYMDTTALKCDEDMILPANGTTLPIHPCSLLPPEGLEMAEAGLTEGPASAKEKEGPFGKEEASLTQPGQRTMFWQVKEENCGIVGSLEGLLIPKLDLSFQLEKGEKMFLQEPEPGKRKEIKMESSHPGEAVPEEMSQGNVPFLAEIAEQKHESKGHQETKEYSNLPEVPVSENTTQFGVEKPFSSYHGRNNQHGLGLGTLNAEEGPYECPGRGESLQRGSAQAEHQKRHMGEELCEWSEAEKPFPQREIWGRHQSGLMEEKPYECPECRKGFSYRATLMRHRRIHTEEKPHKCSHCGKSFSQRTNLVSHLRIHTGERPYQCSQCGKGFRWQLHLKRHQKIHTGEKPHECPDCGKSFSRRDTLLNHRRTHTGEKPYECPDCGRNFNHPCNLIEHQKTHTGEKPHECPECGKNFSRRDTLIKHQRTHTGEKPYECPECGKSFHHPCRLIDHQKIHTGEKPHECPECGKNFSRRDTLIKHQRTHTEEKPYECPECGKSFIQKKAFVRHQIIHLGNTSS